Proteins from a genomic interval of Zingiber officinale cultivar Zhangliang chromosome 1B, Zo_v1.1, whole genome shotgun sequence:
- the LOC122039768 gene encoding early nodulin-75-like: MVPTSFKMNSDSPELAHKSSTSSRFEAVHRRAQDSLVLESRAGRRTTKNGVLSEIDQKHRRNAADGSGVEWKLKSEERRRTEEKVAIHSYREDEIINDYGPPRANRPPASKFKNQNFLSQEMINDYGPPRANRPPASESENEKFSSQEMINDYGPPRANRPPASESENENFSSQEMINDYGPPRANRPPASESESVNEKFSSQEIINDYGPPRANRPPASESETEKFASQEMINDYGPPRANRPPASESENENFSSQEMINDYGPPRANRPPTSESENGKFSSQEMINDYGPPRANRPPVSGSENENFSSQEMINDYGPPRANRPPTSESESVNEKFSSQEIINDYGPPRANRPPTSESETEKFASQEMINDYGPPRANRPPASKFENEKSTSQDMTNDYGPPRANRPPASKL; the protein is encoded by the exons ATGGTGCCCACGAGCTTCAAGATGAACTCAGATTCACCTGAATTAGCACACAAATCTTCAACGAGTTCAAGATTTGAAGCTGTTCACCGTCGCGCACAGGATTCACTGGTGTTGGAATCGCGAGCTGGACGAAGAACCACGAAGAATGGAGTGCTATCGGAAATAGATCAGAAGCACCGGAGGAACGCCGCTGATGGTTCTGGAGTGGAATGGAAACTCAAATCGGAGGAACGCCGCCGAACTGAGGAGAAAGTCGCAATCCACAGCTACA GAGAAGATGAAATAATAAATGACTATGGTCCTCCAAGGGCAAATAGACCACCAGCATCAAAATTTAAGAATCAAAATTTTTTATCACAAGAAATGATAAATGACTATGGTCCCCCAAGGGCAAATAGACCTCCGGCATCAGAATCCGAGAATGAAAAATTTTCATCACAAGAAATGATAAATGACTATGGCCCCCCAAGGGCAaatagacctccagcatcagaatccgagaatgaaaatttttcatcacAAGAAATGATAAATGACTATGGTCCCCCAAGGGCAaatagacctccagcatcagaatCAGAATCAGTAAATGAAAAGTTTTCATCACAAGAAATAATAAATGACTATGGTCCCCCAAGGGCAaatagacctccagcatcagaatCCGAAACTGAAAAATTTGCATCACAAGAAATGATAAACGACTATGGCCCCCCAAGGGCAaatagacctccagcatcagaatccgagaatgaaaatttttcatcacAAGAAATGATAAATGACTATGGTCCCCCAAGGGCAAATAGACCTCCAACATCAGAATCCGAGAATGGAAAATTTTCATCACAAGAAATGATAAATGACTATGGCCCCCCAAGGGCAAATAGACCTCCAGTATCAGGATCCGAgaatgaaaatttttcatcacAAGAAATGATAAATGACTATGGTCCCCCAAGGGCAAATAGACCTCCAACATCAGAATCAGAATCAGTaaatgaaaaattttcatcaCAAGAAATAATAAATGACTATGGTCCCCCAAGGGCAAATAGACCTCCAACATCAGAATCCGAAACTGAAAAATTTGCATCACAAGAAATGATAAACGACTATGGCCCCCCAAGGGCAAATAGACCTCCAGCATCAAAATTTGAGAATGAAAAATCTACATCACAAGACATGACAAATGACTATGGTCCCCCAAGGGCAAATAGACCTCCAGCTTCAAAATTGTAG